The Oleiphilus messinensis DNA segment CCGTGTCATTAAAGCAGCAGAGCAAGCTGGAATGAAACAGTTCTTGATGGTCAGTGCATTACGTGCTGATAAACCACTCGAAGCACCGGAGAAACTGCAACCGTATATGGCTGCAAAACTGGCCGCAGATGAGATTCTTTTGAAATCAGAAGTCCCTTTCACCATTCTTCGACCCGGTCGGTTAACCGATGAGGCTGCAACAGGATTCATTCAATCACCACTTTCCGATAATCGCGACCCGATAACCATCACACGGGAAGACGTCGCCCTAACCATGCTGGAAGTTCTAGGTCAGGGTTGGGCGATTGGTAAAACAATTAATCTGTTGAATGGAAAACACTCCATCAATACTCTGAAGAAATTGTGTTCCCTCTACTGATACCATTGCGAATTTCATGATTTCGGGTACAGTAGCCGGTTGGCTCAACCGGTTTGATTAAACTCCATGCTCCTGAAAACCCGTTTTTATCTCCCCCCAATGCGGCCCCAGTGTGTCATTCGTCAGGGTCTTTTAG contains these protein-coding regions:
- a CDS encoding SDR family oxidoreductase — protein: MSTLVIGANGQIGRLFCQHAAQRNIDVTAMLRNPDQENFFQALDIPTVIADLEGDFEAALSAFDQVVFTAGSGPSTGLDKTLLIDLYGAIRVIKAAEQAGMKQFLMVSALRADKPLEAPEKLQPYMAAKLAADEILLKSEVPFTILRPGRLTDEAATGFIQSPLSDNRDPITITREDVALTMLEVLGQGWAIGKTINLLNGKHSINTLKKLCSLY